A window of Sutcliffiella cohnii contains these coding sequences:
- a CDS encoding CAP domain-containing protein: protein MLKSKRTLLSFITALTFIVAFSFGTIASADSGSNTYVKNHFIKQVTVFKNQDDIQTFFEKFMAELESKLQKSNSVEEKAPTSKEEVPTKEQNEPIEKEPAKTESKEPEKEQQPKEPVQTTPPSKSVEEEKRQETNTDQSIGVSAFEQKVVQLTNEERAKQGLAPLQLDKNLSKVAREKSKDMQTQNYFSHTSPTYGSPFEMMNQFGISYKSAGENIAMGQRSPEEVVNAWMNSPGHRANIMNSSFTHIGVGHVEQGNYWTQMFIGK, encoded by the coding sequence ATGTTGAAAAGTAAGAGAACATTACTTTCTTTCATAACAGCATTAACTTTTATAGTAGCTTTTTCATTCGGAACAATCGCTTCAGCGGATTCCGGCTCAAACACCTATGTTAAAAACCATTTCATCAAACAAGTTACTGTATTTAAAAATCAAGATGATATACAGACGTTTTTTGAAAAGTTTATGGCGGAACTAGAGTCTAAGTTGCAGAAAAGTAATTCGGTAGAAGAAAAAGCACCAACTTCAAAAGAGGAAGTCCCTACAAAAGAACAAAATGAACCAATAGAAAAAGAACCAGCTAAAACAGAATCGAAAGAACCGGAAAAAGAACAGCAACCAAAAGAGCCTGTTCAAACAACACCACCTTCCAAATCAGTTGAAGAGGAAAAAAGACAAGAAACGAATACAGACCAATCAATTGGTGTAAGTGCATTTGAACAAAAGGTTGTACAGTTAACAAATGAAGAACGAGCAAAACAAGGACTTGCACCTCTTCAATTAGATAAAAACTTAAGTAAAGTAGCGCGTGAGAAATCAAAGGATATGCAAACTCAAAACTATTTTTCACATACAAGTCCTACTTACGGATCTCCATTTGAAATGATGAACCAGTTTGGAATTTCATATAAGAGCGCAGGTGAAAATATCGCCATGGGCCAACGAAGCCCTGAAGAAGTAGTAAACGCATGGATGAATTCTCCTGGTCACCGAGCAAACATTATGAACTCGTCATTTACTCATATTGGCGTTGGACATGTTGAACAAGGAAACTATTGGACTCAAATGTTTATTGGTAAATAA
- a CDS encoding homogentisate 1,2-dioxygenase, producing MYYRQLGKIPHKRHTMFKKEDGTLFREQVMGTKGFSGTQSILYHHFLPTEVVKSTKLYRYLPEYEEQDALNHRHLLTTEIETKGDALQAREYLLGNDDLLIGTVLVTEPMKSFYRNGDGDEVLYIHYGTGKIESMFGSITYRPGDYVTLPIGTIYRLTPTETTKILFVESFSQITTPKRYRNEYGQLLEHSPFCERDIRGPEELETFNEKGEFEVLTKTRGFIHSHILGHHPLDVVGWDGYLYPWVFNIEDFEPITGRVHQPPPVHQTFEGHNFVICSFVPRLYDYHPEAIPAPYYHSNVNSDELLYYVEGNFMSRKGIKKGSITLHPSGIPHGPHPGTTEASIGKKETLELAVMIDTFRPLKVVKKAQAIEDKNYMFTWIEK from the coding sequence ATGTATTACCGCCAACTTGGTAAAATACCACATAAACGACATACGATGTTTAAAAAGGAAGACGGCACGTTATTTCGTGAGCAAGTAATGGGGACCAAAGGTTTTTCCGGGACACAATCGATTTTATATCATCATTTTTTACCGACAGAAGTAGTAAAATCAACAAAACTTTATCGTTATTTACCCGAATATGAAGAACAAGATGCACTTAACCATCGACATTTATTAACGACTGAAATAGAAACTAAAGGTGATGCATTACAAGCTAGAGAATATTTATTAGGTAATGACGATTTATTAATTGGGACCGTATTAGTTACAGAACCGATGAAAAGCTTTTATCGTAACGGTGATGGCGATGAAGTTCTCTATATACATTATGGTACAGGGAAAATAGAATCGATGTTCGGATCTATAACTTATCGGCCGGGCGACTATGTTACTTTACCAATCGGTACAATTTACCGACTTACCCCAACAGAAACGACGAAAATATTATTTGTTGAATCATTTAGTCAAATTACAACTCCTAAACGTTATCGGAATGAATATGGACAATTGTTAGAGCATAGTCCATTTTGTGAACGTGACATACGCGGACCAGAAGAGTTAGAAACGTTTAACGAAAAAGGAGAATTTGAAGTTTTAACTAAAACACGCGGGTTTATTCATTCACATATTTTAGGACATCACCCGCTCGATGTAGTCGGTTGGGATGGCTATTTATATCCTTGGGTGTTCAATATTGAAGATTTCGAGCCGATAACTGGTCGCGTTCACCAACCGCCTCCAGTACATCAAACTTTTGAAGGTCATAATTTTGTTATTTGTTCTTTTGTTCCAAGACTTTATGATTATCACCCAGAAGCAATCCCGGCACCATATTATCATAGTAATGTAAATAGTGATGAACTTTTATATTATGTAGAAGGGAACTTTATGAGTAGAAAAGGAATAAAGAAGGGATCTATTACTTTACACCCTTCAGGCATACCACATGGGCCACATCCTGGAACAACCGAAGCTAGTATCGGTAAAAAAGAAACGTTAGAACTAGCTGTTATGATCGACACATTCCGACCATTAAAAGTAGTAAAAAAAGCACAAGCAATTGAGGATAAAAACTATATGTTCACGTGGATAGAAAAATAA
- the hppD gene encoding 4-hydroxyphenylpyruvate dioxygenase — protein MEELQAANTKLEVEDFFPVNDVDYLEIYAGNAKQAAHFFTSTFGFQPVAYSGLETGNRETVSYVLQQRKVRLVITGSLKEDTKISEFVKKHGDGVKDIALLVDDVEKAYNVAVERGAIAIQPPTDLTDENGVMKKAVIGTYGDTIHTLVERKNYSGAFMPGFKPYSNSTPIDDAGIIGIDHVVGNVESMEEWVEYYEKVMGFKEMKHFTDKDITTEYSALMSKVMHNGGRIKFPINEPAEGKRKSQIEEYLEFYNGAGVQHIAILTEDIVQTVSTLKKKGVEFLSTPDTYYEMLSERVGKIDEEIDKLKELSILVDRDDEGYLLQIFTKPIVDRPTLFIEIIQRKGARGFGEGNFKALFESIEREQALRGNL, from the coding sequence ATGGAAGAATTACAAGCAGCAAATACGAAACTAGAAGTAGAGGATTTTTTCCCCGTTAACGATGTTGATTATTTAGAAATTTATGCTGGAAATGCAAAGCAAGCAGCACACTTTTTTACGAGCACATTTGGATTCCAACCTGTTGCGTATAGTGGGTTAGAAACAGGAAACAGGGAAACTGTTTCATACGTACTGCAACAACGTAAAGTAAGATTAGTAATTACCGGTTCTCTTAAAGAAGACACGAAAATCTCTGAATTCGTTAAAAAGCATGGGGATGGCGTGAAGGATATTGCTCTTTTAGTGGACGATGTTGAAAAGGCTTACAATGTTGCTGTTGAACGTGGTGCCATTGCAATTCAGCCACCTACTGATTTAACAGACGAAAATGGAGTAATGAAGAAAGCTGTAATTGGTACATACGGGGATACGATACACACATTAGTAGAAAGAAAAAATTACAGTGGTGCATTTATGCCAGGTTTTAAACCGTATTCTAACTCTACCCCTATAGACGATGCTGGAATTATCGGTATCGACCACGTAGTAGGAAATGTAGAGAGTATGGAGGAATGGGTAGAATATTATGAAAAAGTAATGGGCTTTAAAGAAATGAAACACTTTACTGATAAAGATATTACAACAGAATATTCGGCATTGATGTCGAAAGTAATGCATAATGGTGGACGAATTAAATTTCCTATTAATGAACCGGCAGAAGGAAAGAGAAAGTCTCAGATTGAAGAATACTTAGAATTTTATAATGGAGCAGGCGTCCAGCATATCGCAATATTAACGGAAGATATCGTTCAAACGGTAAGTACGTTAAAGAAAAAGGGTGTAGAATTTTTATCAACTCCAGATACGTATTATGAAATGCTATCGGAACGTGTTGGGAAAATAGATGAAGAGATTGATAAGTTGAAAGAGTTAAGTATTTTAGTTGATCGAGACGACGAAGGATATTTACTTCAAATTTTCACTAAACCAATTGTTGACCGCCCAACTTTATTTATTGAAATTATCCAACGTAAAGGTGCAAGAGGATTCGGAGAAGGGAATTTTAAAGCTCTTTTCGAATCAATTGAAAGGGAACAGGCTTTAAGAGGTAATTTATAA
- a CDS encoding dihydrolipoamide acetyltransferase family protein yields MIEVKLHDIGEGMTQADILTFLVKQGDIVKADDPLVEVQTDKMTAEIPAPMEGIVKEFTVKIGDTVPVGTTLLKIEPLNSKLLQKPSVKMGKKTENAFQTSSSINTKSKRVMAAPFTRKIARDNGINIEDIQGTGPAGRITEEDVLHFIQNKSEQTTLLVNRSERENRRNDSLAEFPTSYSVSYSGRRKQIGTKMAHSLYSIPHCTHYEEIDVSNILQVKADWKMVNKNISATAFFLKAVSLSLKDFPIFNATLNEKEESIHIYNEHHIGVATDTKQGLIVPVIRNVEKKSLLQIHEELKYLTVRAQENKLSVKEMTGSTFTISNVGPLGGSIGATPIINPPEVGLLAFHKTKKRPVVDKNDQIVVRSMMNVSMSFDHRVADGATAVAFTNRLVQLIENPNLFMLELV; encoded by the coding sequence ATGATAGAAGTAAAATTACATGATATCGGCGAAGGAATGACCCAAGCTGATATATTAACTTTCTTAGTGAAACAAGGGGATATTGTCAAGGCCGATGATCCATTAGTTGAAGTTCAAACAGATAAAATGACCGCTGAAATTCCAGCACCGATGGAAGGGATTGTAAAGGAGTTTACTGTAAAAATAGGCGATACAGTTCCTGTAGGTACAACGTTACTAAAAATAGAACCATTGAATAGTAAGCTTTTACAAAAGCCGAGCGTTAAAATGGGCAAAAAGACAGAAAATGCTTTCCAAACCTCATCGTCCATTAATACAAAGTCTAAACGTGTAATGGCTGCCCCTTTCACAAGGAAAATAGCAAGAGATAACGGAATAAACATTGAGGATATTCAAGGAACAGGACCTGCAGGAAGAATTACGGAAGAGGATGTTCTTCATTTTATTCAAAACAAATCAGAACAAACAACATTATTAGTGAACAGAAGCGAACGAGAAAACAGAAGAAATGATAGTTTAGCAGAATTTCCAACTAGTTATAGTGTTAGCTATTCTGGAAGAAGAAAGCAAATTGGAACGAAAATGGCACACTCTCTCTATTCCATACCACATTGTACACATTATGAAGAAATTGATGTTTCAAACATTCTCCAAGTAAAAGCTGATTGGAAAATGGTTAATAAAAATATTTCTGCAACAGCGTTTTTTCTAAAAGCTGTTTCGTTATCATTAAAAGATTTTCCTATCTTTAATGCAACACTTAATGAAAAAGAAGAAAGTATTCATATATATAACGAACATCATATCGGAGTAGCGACAGACACAAAGCAAGGTTTAATTGTTCCGGTTATACGCAATGTTGAGAAAAAATCTTTATTACAAATCCATGAGGAACTAAAGTATTTAACAGTTAGAGCACAAGAAAACAAACTATCTGTGAAAGAGATGACCGGAAGTACGTTTACAATTAGTAATGTTGGTCCTTTAGGTGGCAGTATCGGCGCGACCCCTATCATTAACCCACCCGAGGTAGGACTTTTAGCTTTTCATAAAACAAAAAAGAGACCTGTCGTCGATAAAAATGACCAAATCGTTGTTCGTTCTATGATGAATGTCTCGATGTCTTTTGATCATCGAGTAGCTGATGGGGCGACAGCTGTAGCTTTTACGAACCGGTTAGTACAATTAATCGAAAACCCAAATTTATTTATGTTGGAGCTGGTTTAA
- the lpdA gene encoding dihydrolipoyl dehydrogenase, which translates to MVVGELTEEREVVIIGGGPGGYNAAIRAAQLGLQVTLIEKGQLGGICLNKGCIPSKIHTHAAQKLYSLNKTSDLGIECSNVNFNLNTLQTYKQHTITQLRKGIESLCKANKIEILYGEATFLSPNKIGVENGHNYNTYSFNNAIIATGAKRYPIINFDDYDALTSTSIFNLNELPSHLVIYGSDYISLEVATSFRTFGCEVTILLEEGKEHFDFDGSINRELNRILKKNKIKIYKSVSINSIKKADNNTSISFSSNGKEQMLHCSHFYSETTVKPELNLLGLDRANISVTESGYIKVDKTGRTIQEHIFAIGDVTDGPPLAIKAIKQGKVAAETIANNNSEIDLNFLPTVLHTVPPVAFAGLSEEKALLEGYKIKTSTFPLASNGYATITGEKDGFVKVISEEETDLLLGVQMIGNGAIELISTGVNTLEMVGREEDLLFPHYPHPSINEAFLEAVEGLTKKAIHLPPVKNKAKELHKLPLSQ; encoded by the coding sequence ATGGTAGTAGGTGAACTAACGGAAGAAAGAGAGGTTGTTATAATTGGAGGGGGGCCAGGAGGTTATAACGCTGCTATCCGTGCTGCCCAATTAGGCTTGCAAGTGACACTTATAGAGAAGGGGCAGTTAGGTGGAATATGTTTAAATAAAGGATGTATCCCCTCCAAAATCCATACGCATGCTGCACAAAAATTATACTCACTTAATAAAACGAGTGATTTAGGAATTGAATGTAGTAATGTCAACTTTAATCTGAACACATTACAAACGTACAAACAACATACGATCACACAACTTCGTAAAGGGATAGAAAGTTTATGTAAAGCGAATAAAATAGAAATCCTTTACGGGGAGGCAACATTTCTATCACCAAATAAAATAGGTGTAGAAAACGGGCATAACTATAATACGTATTCGTTTAATAATGCAATCATTGCGACAGGAGCGAAGCGATATCCAATTATTAATTTTGATGATTATGATGCTCTCACCTCAACGTCTATTTTTAATTTAAACGAATTACCATCACACCTAGTTATTTATGGAAGTGATTATATTAGTTTGGAAGTTGCAACATCCTTCCGTACATTTGGGTGTGAGGTTACGATATTACTAGAGGAAGGTAAGGAGCATTTTGATTTCGATGGTTCAATAAATCGAGAGTTAAACAGAATATTAAAGAAAAACAAAATAAAAATTTATAAGTCCGTCTCCATAAACTCTATTAAAAAGGCAGATAACAACACATCTATTTCATTTTCAAGCAACGGAAAAGAACAGATGCTTCACTGTTCCCATTTTTATTCGGAAACAACAGTAAAGCCAGAGTTGAACCTGTTAGGATTAGATAGAGCAAATATTAGTGTAACAGAGTCGGGCTATATAAAGGTAGACAAAACTGGAAGAACGATACAAGAACATATTTTTGCGATTGGTGATGTGACAGACGGTCCTCCATTAGCTATAAAAGCAATAAAGCAAGGGAAGGTAGCTGCTGAGACAATCGCCAATAACAATTCAGAGATTGATTTGAACTTTTTGCCGACTGTTCTTCATACAGTGCCGCCAGTAGCTTTCGCTGGTTTATCAGAAGAAAAGGCACTATTAGAAGGATATAAGATTAAAACTAGTACGTTTCCGTTAGCTAGTAATGGTTACGCTACCATTACTGGAGAAAAAGACGGTTTTGTTAAAGTGATTAGTGAAGAGGAAACAGACCTTTTATTAGGGGTTCAAATGATAGGTAATGGGGCAATAGAACTCATATCAACTGGAGTAAACACTCTCGAAATGGTTGGCAGAGAAGAGGATCTATTATTCCCACATTATCCCCACCCTAGCATTAATGAAGCCTTTCTTGAAGCGGTAGAAGGATTAACTAAAAAAGCTATCCATCTACCACCAGTAAAAAATAAAGCAAAAGAATTGCACAAATTACCTTTATCACAGTAA
- the hisC gene encoding histidinol-phosphate transaminase, translating to MTVKAREVLNNMKAYPLNKSIEEVQAELGFEKAYKLAENENIFGCSPKIKANLSTHLNELFTYPDGHARQLTSKLAQFHQLHFHSIFIGNGSDEIIRLLCRAFICNDDEAVMADVTFPRYKTNVLIEGGKPIIVPLQNGVHDLSSMLRAITSRTKLVFICNPNNPTGTIINKQQLLEFIDQVPNDCLVVLDEAYYEYADNEQLLQSVPLLHKYPNLVILRTFSKAYGLAALRIGYGMMSPIYVDELTKVKDVFNVNQLGQIAASLALEDQQFINDCVTKNKTGKEYLEKELTVLNYDFYPSQANFIMIHTKRRGDYAANSLLKHGFIVRAGTLLGLPYTIRVTISSMEDNIHFINTFKNLAAEGEV from the coding sequence ATGACAGTGAAGGCTCGAGAAGTATTAAATAATATGAAAGCTTATCCTCTAAACAAGTCTATCGAAGAGGTTCAAGCTGAGCTCGGCTTCGAAAAAGCATATAAATTAGCTGAAAACGAAAATATTTTTGGTTGTTCTCCTAAAATAAAAGCAAACTTATCTACTCATCTTAACGAACTTTTTACATACCCTGACGGTCACGCTCGACAGCTCACTAGTAAATTGGCACAGTTCCACCAACTACACTTTCATTCTATTTTTATCGGCAACGGATCCGATGAAATAATTCGATTATTATGTAGAGCTTTTATATGTAACGACGATGAAGCTGTAATGGCTGATGTAACTTTTCCTAGGTATAAAACGAACGTATTAATAGAAGGCGGTAAACCAATTATCGTTCCACTTCAAAACGGCGTTCATGATTTAAGTTCCATGCTACGTGCCATTACATCTAGAACAAAGCTAGTTTTTATATGTAACCCGAATAATCCAACTGGAACTATTATCAATAAGCAACAACTCCTTGAATTTATTGATCAAGTTCCAAATGACTGTTTAGTAGTGTTGGACGAAGCATATTATGAGTACGCAGACAATGAACAATTGTTACAGTCTGTACCATTATTACATAAATATCCGAACCTAGTTATTTTAAGGACTTTTTCAAAAGCGTATGGTTTAGCTGCTTTACGAATTGGTTATGGGATGATGTCACCTATATATGTAGATGAATTAACGAAAGTTAAAGATGTATTTAATGTTAATCAGCTAGGACAAATAGCAGCGTCATTAGCACTTGAAGACCAACAATTTATTAATGATTGCGTTACTAAAAATAAGACAGGAAAAGAGTATTTAGAAAAAGAGTTAACAGTTTTAAATTATGACTTTTATCCTTCACAAGCAAATTTTATTATGATTCATACGAAACGAAGAGGGGATTATGCTGCTAACTCTTTATTAAAACATGGATTTATCGTTCGTGCTGGTACGTTACTAGGACTCCCATATACGATTAGAGTAACCATTAGTTCGATGGAAGATAACATCCACTTTATTAATACTTTTAAAAATTTAGCTGCAGAAGGAGAGGTGTAA
- a CDS encoding flavin reductase family protein — MQLEPSKLEWQNAYKLIVGSILPRPIAMVSTVSKEGIANIAPFSFFTAISADPLLVCFSPMRKGTDGSKKDTLINIEETKEFVIHVVSEEIVEKMNVTATSFTPETDEFTEANFTKEKSVIVKPPRIKESKVQLECKLHEALHFGEGPGSGSLVIGKVVMVHIDDDLYYDGKINTQKLNPVGRMAGHMYTRSTASMFELLRK; from the coding sequence TTGCAGTTAGAACCGAGTAAATTAGAATGGCAAAATGCTTATAAATTAATTGTCGGCTCCATCCTTCCAAGACCTATTGCGATGGTATCTACGGTTAGTAAAGAGGGAATAGCAAATATTGCTCCATTTAGTTTCTTTACAGCAATTAGTGCAGATCCATTGTTAGTATGCTTTTCACCAATGCGAAAAGGGACAGATGGGTCAAAAAAAGATACCTTAATAAATATTGAAGAAACGAAAGAGTTCGTTATTCATGTTGTAAGCGAAGAAATCGTTGAAAAAATGAACGTGACTGCTACGAGTTTCACTCCAGAAACAGATGAATTTACCGAAGCTAATTTCACAAAAGAAAAAAGTGTTATCGTAAAACCTCCAAGGATTAAGGAGAGCAAAGTCCAATTGGAATGTAAGTTGCATGAAGCGCTACATTTTGGTGAGGGCCCAGGATCAGGCAGCTTAGTTATCGGTAAAGTAGTAATGGTACATATCGACGACGACCTTTATTATGACGGAAAGATTAATACACAAAAATTAAACCCTGTAGGGCGAATGGCTGGTCATATGTATACAAGAAGTACTGCTAGTATGTTTGAACTACTTCGAAAATAG
- a CDS encoding aminoglycoside phosphotransferase family protein, giving the protein MSFLLQLQKWLDQPIKEIKEIKKGFSSDKKYYLKTNEQAYLVKVSERNNTERKYTEFQVHQRAFQNKVKTNKPIKFTYDSTSCYSIFTYVSGKDASDILPLLTTEKQYAIGIEAGMELKKIHKVKSEVSLDWYMYKKEKNERYWQMYQNSNTKIEGDTLIQEFISENYDLMKERSITLQHDDFHVNNMICSGEKLSAVIDFDRFDWGDPIHDLYKTGMFSREVSIPFCNGLIDGYFQHNIPSSFWRLYNLYTAMIIFPSVVWTEKVTPNLIEENETRIKNILNDHDYFQGAIPSWYKKG; this is encoded by the coding sequence ATGTCATTTCTATTGCAATTACAGAAGTGGTTAGACCAGCCAATTAAAGAAATAAAAGAAATAAAGAAAGGTTTTTCTTCAGACAAAAAATATTATCTAAAGACTAACGAACAAGCATATTTAGTTAAAGTATCTGAACGAAATAATACGGAAAGGAAGTATACAGAGTTTCAAGTTCATCAACGAGCATTTCAAAATAAAGTTAAAACTAATAAACCAATTAAATTTACGTACGATTCAACAAGTTGTTACTCTATTTTCACATACGTAAGTGGCAAAGATGCTTCTGACATTTTACCTTTATTGACTACAGAAAAGCAGTATGCAATTGGGATAGAAGCAGGAATGGAATTGAAAAAAATACATAAAGTTAAATCTGAAGTTTCCCTTGATTGGTATATGTATAAAAAAGAAAAAAATGAACGGTATTGGCAAATGTATCAAAATAGCAATACAAAAATAGAAGGGGATACTCTAATACAAGAATTTATTAGTGAAAATTATGATCTAATGAAGGAAAGGAGTATCACTCTCCAACATGATGATTTTCATGTTAACAACATGATTTGCTCTGGCGAGAAACTATCAGCAGTCATTGATTTTGATCGATTTGATTGGGGAGATCCGATTCATGATTTATATAAGACAGGAATGTTTAGTAGGGAAGTAAGCATCCCATTTTGCAACGGGCTAATAGATGGGTATTTTCAACATAATATACCGTCATCTTTTTGGAGGTTGTACAATTTGTATACGGCTATGATTATCTTTCCTTCGGTTGTGTGGACAGAAAAAGTTACACCAAATTTAATCGAAGAAAATGAAACTCGAATTAAGAATATACTGAACGATCATGATTATTTCCAAGGAGCAATTCCAAGCTGGTATAAAAAAGGATGA
- a CDS encoding fumarylacetoacetate hydrolase family protein, with amino-acid sequence MKFISFIKKDGSTAAGVLTNDGRNVVDIQVASNGKLPNDLIIYIKNHEKYKDLLNECLSSNLKEGVYSLEGLQLTAPLPTPVSFRDFYAFEEHVKTARERRGLKVVSEWYEFPVFYFSNHLAIKGPDEPIKIPKPSERLDYELEIACIIGKSGINIRAEEAEDYIFGYCILNDWSARDIQAKEMKVGLGPAKGKDFATSIGPYIVTKDEINQYRIEDRYDLKMEAKVNGFLLSSGNFKDIHYTFGQMIERASHDVMLYPGEIIGSGTVGTGCILELGADTHRWLQAGDEVELSITGLGSLKNKIIE; translated from the coding sequence ATGAAATTTATTAGTTTTATAAAGAAAGATGGAAGCACCGCTGCAGGTGTTTTAACAAACGATGGGAGAAATGTAGTAGACATACAAGTAGCATCAAACGGAAAACTACCGAACGATTTAATAATCTATATTAAAAATCATGAAAAATACAAAGATTTACTTAATGAATGCCTTTCTAGCAACTTAAAAGAAGGGGTCTACTCGCTAGAAGGGCTGCAATTAACGGCGCCACTACCGACCCCTGTTAGCTTTCGAGATTTTTATGCCTTTGAAGAGCATGTAAAAACAGCAAGGGAACGAAGAGGATTAAAGGTAGTTTCAGAGTGGTATGAATTTCCCGTTTTTTATTTTTCTAATCATTTAGCCATTAAAGGGCCAGACGAACCTATTAAAATACCAAAACCTTCAGAACGACTTGATTATGAACTAGAAATAGCTTGTATAATCGGAAAAAGTGGAATAAATATACGTGCAGAAGAAGCCGAGGACTATATTTTTGGGTATTGTATTTTAAACGACTGGAGTGCGAGGGATATTCAAGCAAAAGAAATGAAGGTTGGTCTTGGCCCCGCAAAAGGAAAAGATTTTGCGACTTCTATTGGACCTTATATTGTCACTAAAGATGAAATAAATCAATATCGAATAGAGGACAGGTATGATTTGAAAATGGAAGCAAAAGTGAATGGTTTCCTATTATCTAGTGGAAACTTCAAAGACATTCATTATACATTTGGACAAATGATTGAAAGAGCATCTCATGATGTAATGCTATATCCTGGTGAAATAATAGGTTCTGGAACAGTGGGTACTGGTTGTATTTTAGAGTTGGGAGCTGACACACACCGTTGGTTACAAGCAGGGGACGAAGTAGAACTATCCATAACGGGTCTGGGCTCTTTAAAAAATAAAATAATAGAATAA
- a CDS encoding alpha-ketoacid dehydrogenase subunit beta has product MQTSVKTKTLTMIQAITNGLDTMLEQDANVVLMGEDIGVNGGVFRATDGLQVKHGEERVMDTPLSEAGFVGAAIGMAINGYKPVIEIQFLGFIYPAYEQIMTHASRLRARTMGHFHAPIVIRAPYGAGVRAPEIHSDSTEALFTHMPGIKVICPSNPYDAKGLLIASIEDPDPVLFLEPMRCYRSTKQEVPDEKYVVNIGEGKVCREGEDVTIIAWGAMVPIALAAAKALANEEVSCEVIDLRTLYPIDRDIIAQSVQKTGRTVIVHEAHATTSVGNDVLAIINDTSFLFQKAPVQRVTGFDVPVPYFGFEDDYLPTTNRIVHAVQKVMNY; this is encoded by the coding sequence ATGCAAACTTCTGTTAAAACAAAAACATTAACGATGATTCAAGCAATAACGAACGGACTTGATACAATGCTAGAGCAAGATGCGAATGTTGTATTAATGGGAGAAGACATAGGTGTAAATGGTGGTGTATTTAGAGCTACTGATGGACTACAAGTGAAACATGGAGAAGAGAGGGTAATGGATACTCCACTTTCTGAGGCAGGCTTTGTTGGAGCTGCAATCGGTATGGCGATTAATGGATATAAACCTGTTATAGAAATTCAGTTTTTAGGATTTATATATCCAGCTTATGAACAGATTATGACACACGCCTCTAGACTTCGTGCGAGAACAATGGGACACTTCCATGCACCAATTGTAATCCGTGCGCCGTATGGAGCAGGTGTAAGAGCACCAGAAATACATTCCGATAGTACAGAAGCATTATTTACACATATGCCGGGGATTAAAGTAATTTGTCCCTCAAACCCTTACGATGCAAAAGGTTTATTAATTGCATCTATTGAAGACCCTGATCCAGTATTATTTTTAGAACCTATGCGTTGTTATCGTTCTACAAAACAAGAAGTTCCTGACGAAAAATATGTGGTGAATATTGGCGAAGGTAAAGTTTGTCGAGAAGGTGAGGATGTAACTATTATTGCTTGGGGGGCAATGGTTCCAATTGCACTAGCGGCAGCAAAAGCATTAGCGAACGAAGAAGTAAGTTGTGAGGTAATTGATTTACGCACACTATATCCAATTGATCGAGACATCATTGCACAATCTGTACAAAAAACTGGTAGAACTGTCATCGTACATGAGGCACACGCCACAACTAGTGTAGGGAATGATGTACTAGCCATCATTAATGATACATCTTTCCTTTTTCAAAAAGCACCTGTTCAACGTGTCACTGGATTTGATGTTCCAGTCCCTTATTTTGGATTTGAGGACGATTACTTACCAACAACAAATCGAATTGTTCATGCAGTTCAAAAAGTGATGAATTATTAG